Proteins from one Neodiprion fabricii isolate iyNeoFabr1 chromosome 5, iyNeoFabr1.1, whole genome shotgun sequence genomic window:
- the LOC124182784 gene encoding myosin-VIIa isoform X2 — protein MATSAAVPSAEVLFRSGILRNLLIRYNENLIYTYTGSILVAVNPYQILPIYTAEQIKLYKDRKIGELPPHIFAIGDNSYTHMKRYGQDQCIVISGESGAGKTESTKLILQYLAAISGKHSWIEQQILEANPILEAFGNAKTVRNDNSSRFGKYIDIHFNELGVIEGAKIEQYLLEKSRIVSQSTDERNYHIFYCILAGLSREEKTKLELDDASTYKYLTGGGSITCEGRDDAAEFADIRSAMKVLLFTDAEIWEILKLLAALLHTGNIKYKATVVDNLDATEIPEQTNVQRVASLLGVPVQPLIAALTRRTIFAHGETVVSTLSRDQSVDIRDAFVKGIYGRLFVLIVKKINEAIYRPKNMARSAIGVLDIFGFENFNHNSFEQFCINYANENLQQFFVQHIFKLEQEEYNHEGINWQHIEFVDNQDALDLIAIKQLNIMALIDEESKFPKGTDQTMLAKIHKTHGSHRNYLKPKSDINTSFGLNHFAGVVFYDTRGFLEKNRDTFSADLLQLIHISTNKFLQVCFAEDIGMGSETRKRAPTLSTQFKKSLDALMKTLCSCQPFFIRCIKPNEYKKPMMFDRGLCCRQLRYSGMMETIRIRRAGYPIRHSFNEFVERYRFLIAGIPPAHKTECRAATFRICQAVLGRSDYQLGHTKVFLKDAHDLFLEQERDRVLTRKILILQRNIRGWVYRRRFLRMRAAAVKIQKCWRGYAQRQRYKRMRIGYMRLQALIRSRVLSHRFRHLRGHIVGLQAHARGYLTRRMYRKKMWAIVKIQAHVRRMIAQRRFKKLKYDYRHHIEVLRLRKKEEKELKDQGNKRAKEIAEQNYRERMQELERKEIEMEIEDRRRMEIKKNLINDAAKKQDEPVDDSKLVEAMFDFLPDSSSEAPTPARETSVFNDLPAPKADQHEVISPIQMPSEDEEDLSEYKFQKFAATYFQGNITHQYSRKPLKHPLLPLHTQGDQLAAQALWITILRFTGDLPEPRYHTMDRDNTSVMSKVTATLGRNFIRSKEFQEAQMIGMDPETFLKQKPRSIRHKLVSLTLKRKNKLGEDVRRRLQDDEYTADSYQSWLEARPTSNLEKLHFIIGHGILRAELRDEIYCQICKQLSNNPSKSSHARGWILLSLCVGCFAPSEKFVSYLRAFIREGPPGYAPYCEDRLKRTFNNGTRNQPPSWLELQATKSKKPIMLPITFMDGNTKTLLADSATTARELCNQLSDKISLRDQFGFSLYIALFDKVSSLGSGGDHVMDAISQCEQYAKEQGAQERNAPWRLFFRKEIFAPWHEPTEDQVATNLIYQQVVRGVKFGEYRCDKEEDLAMIAAQQYYIEYFTDMNVDRLFTLLPNYIPDYCLTGVDKAIDRWGHLVVQAYKKSYYLKEKVPSIRVKEDVVSYAKFKWPLLFSRFYEAYRNSGPNLPKNDVIIAVNWTGVYVVDDQEKVLLELSFPEITTVSSQKTNKVFTQTFSLSTVRGEEFTFQSPNAEDIRDLVVYFLEGLKKRSKYVIALQDYKAPGDASSFLSFQKGDLIVLEEESTGETVLNSGWCIGCCERTGEKGDFPAETVYVLPSLTKPPNDILALFSIEGPEHGRRLYPQQMNGVESREKLHTLAEYAIDHFRTPPKRTMSKALTLTTARRGHIDELWRHSRDPIKQPLLKKLISKEELAEEACFAFNAILKYMGDLPTKRPRIGNEYTDHIFDGPLKNEILRDEIYCQIMKQLTDNRNRLSEERGWELMWLATGLFTCSQSLLKELTLFLRTRRHPISQDSLQRLQKTLRNGQRKYPPHQVEVEAIQHKTTQIFHKVYFPDDTDEAFEVDSSTRAKDFCQNIAQRLNLRSGEGFSLFVKIADKVISVPEGDFFFDFVRHLTDWIRKARPSRDGVSPQFTYQVFFMKKLWTNTVPGKDRNADLIFHFHQELPKLLRGYHKCTKEEASRLAALVYRVRFGESKQELQAIPQMLRELVPADLVKIQSSNDWKRSIVGSYNQDAGMSPEDAKITFLKIVYRWPTFGSAFFEVKQSTEPNYPEMLLIAINKHGVSLIHPQTKDILVTHPFTRISNWSSGNTYFHMTIGNLVRGSKLLCETSLGYKMDDLLTSYISLMLTNMNKQRTMRIK, from the exons ATGGCGACCTCCGCAGCAGTTCCGAGCGCGGAAGTGCTCTTCCGAT CTGGTATTCTGAGAAATCTTCTCATCCGCTACAACGAGAATCTCATATAT ACTTATACTGGGTCCATATTGGTCGCAGTGAACCCCTATCAAATATTGCCGATCTACACCGCAGAACAAATAAAACTTTACAAAGATCGCAAAATAGGCGAACTGCCGCCTCACATATTCGCCATAGGAGACAATAGCTATACGCACATGAAACGATATGGGCAGGACCAGTGCATTGTGATCAG cgGAGAGAGCGGGGCCGGAAAAACTGAGAGCACCAAGCTAATACTTCAATACCTCGCTGCTATTAGCGGCAAACATTCTTGGATAGAGCAACAGATACTCGAGGCTAATCCCATTCTGGAAG CATTCGGAAACGCAAAAACGGTAAGAAATGACAATTCGTCGAGATTTGGCAAATACATTGACATCCATTTCAACGAGCTCGGGGTGATCGAGGGAGCCAAGATAGAGCAGTATCTCCTTGAGAAATCACGCATCGTATCGCAGAGCACCGATGAAAGGAATTATCATATATTCTACTGCATACTCGCCGGGCTTTCCAGAGAAGAGAAGACAAAGTTAGAACTGGACGATGCTTCTACATACAAATACTTGACAGGG GGTGGAAGCATCACGTGCGAGGGACGAGATGATGCTGCAGAATTCGCAGACATTAGATCGGCGATGAAAGTCTTGCTGTTCACTGACGCTGAAATATGGGAAATCCTCAAACTCCTGGCCGCATTGTTGCATACCGGAAACATCAAATACAAAGCAACTGTCGTAG ATAATCTTGACGCAACCGAAATACCGGAGCAAACCAATGTGCAGCGAGTCGCCAGCCTTCTAGGAGTTCCTGTTCAACCCCTGATAGCTGCACTGACGAGGCGTACGATATTCGCTCATGGAGAAACAGTG GTCTCCACGTTATCGAGAGATCAGTCAGTCGACATCCGCGATGCTTTTGTGAAAGGCATTTACGGCCGACTGTTCGTTTTGATCGTGAAGAAGATAAACGAAGCGATATACCGGCCGAAGAATATGGCGAGAAGCGCCATCGGAGTGCTGGATATATTTGGCTTCGAAAACTTTAATCACAACAGCTTTGAACAATTCTGCATAAATTACGCCAACGAGAACCTTcagcaattttttgttcagcACATATTCAAGCTCGAGCAGGAGGAATACAACCACGAGGGCATCAATTGGCAGCACATCGAGTTTGTTGATAATCAGGATGCTCTCGATCTGATAGCCATCAAACAGCTCAATATCATGGCCCTGATAGACGAGGAGTCGAAATTTCCCAAG GGAACCGACCAAACGATGCTGGCTAAAATTCACAAAACCCACGGCAGTCATCGTAACTATTTGAAGCCAAAATCGGATATAAACACATCGTTTGGTCTGAACCACTTTGCTGGCGTCGTTTTCTATGATACTCGAGGTTTCCTGGAGAAGAACAGAGATACTTTCAGCGCCGATTTACTCCAGCTTATTCACATATcaacaaacaaatttttgcaagTCTGTTTCGCCGAGGACATCGGAATGGGTTCAGAGACGCGCAAGAGGGCTCCAACACTGTCGACCCAGTTTAAAAAGTCGCTGGATGCTCTAATGAAAACCCTGTGCAGTTGCCAACCGTTTTTCATAAGGTGCATCAAGCCGAACGAGTACAAAAAGCCAATG ATGTTCGACCGAGGTCTTTGCTGTCGTCAATTGAGATACTCGGGCATGATGGAGACCATCAGAATACGAAGAGCTGGCTACCCAATCAGACATTCCTTCAACGAATTTGTCGAAAGATATAGGTTTCTCATAGCCGGCATCCCTCCAGCTCACAAG ACCGAATGCCGAGCTGCAACATTTAGGATATGTCAGGCGGTGCTTGGGAGATCCGACTATCAGCTGGGGCACACCAAAGTCTTCCTAAAGGACGCGCACGACTTGTTCCTCGAGCAGGAACGGGACCGCGTACTCACGCGCAAAATACTGATTCTGCAAAGGAACATTCGTGGTTGGGTATATAGGCGGAGATTCCTACGGATGCGGGCTGCTGCTGTCAAgatccaaaagtgctggaggGGCTACGCCCAGCGGCAGAGATACAAGCGAATGCGCATCGGGTATATGCGGCTTCAGGCTCTTATTCGGTCGAGGGTTCTATCCCACAGGTTCCGACACCTCAGGGGGCACATCGTCGGGCTGCAGGCACATGCGAGGGGTTACTTGACACGCAGAATGTATCGCAAGAAGATGTGGGCTATCGTTAAGATCCAGGCTCACGTCAGACGGATGATAGCTCAGCGGAGGTTCAAAAAGCTTAAATACGATTATAGGCATCATATTGAAGTGCTGAGGCTCCGCaagaaggaagagaaggaGCTCAAAGACCAGGGTAACAAAAGGGCCAAGGAAATCGCCGAGCAGAACTACAGG GAGAGAATGCAAGAGCTGGAGAGAAAGGAGATAGAGATGGAGATAGAGGATAGGCGACGAATGGAGATTAAGAAAAACCTCATAAACGACGCGGCGAAGAAACAGGACGAGCCGGTCGATGACAGCAAGCTAGTTGAAGCCATGTTCGATTTTCTTCCAGACTCGAGTAGCGAGGCCCCGACTCCGGCCAGGGAAACCTCTGTCTTTAAC GATTTACCAGCGCCGAAAGCCGATCAGCACGAAGTGATCAGCCCCATCCAAATGCCATccgaggatgaggaggatcTCTCGGAATACAAGTTCCAGAAGTTCGCCGCCACCTACTTCCAGGGAAACATCACTCATCAGTACTCCCGGAAGCCGCTCAAGCATCCGTTGCTACCGCTGCACACGCAGGGAGATCAATTG GCTGCTCAAGCTTTGTGGATAACGATATTACGGTTCACCGGAGACCTGCCCGAGCCCCGTTATCACACGATGGACAGGGACAACACGTCTGTTATGTCAAAGGTGACGGCGACGTTGGGGCGAAATTTCATACGCAGCAAAGAGTTCCAGGAGGCGCAAATGATCGGAATGGATCCc GAGACGTTCCTAAAACAAAAGCCTCGTTCGATTCGGCATAAGCTCGTGTCGCTGACCCTAAAgcgaaaaaacaaacttgGTGAGGACGTGCGTCGGCGTTTGCAAGACGACGAGTACACGGCGGACAGCTATCAGTCTTGGCTTGAGGCGAGGCCAACGTCGAACCTTGAAAAACTCCACTTTATAATCGGTCACGGTATCCTGCGCGCCGAATTGAGAGACGAAATTTACTGTCAGATATGCAAGCAGCTTTCCAATAACCCGTCCAAATCATCGCACGCCAGGGGTTGGATTCTCCTGTCTCTCTGCGTCGGTTGCTTTGCGCCATCGGAAAAGTTCGTGAGCTATTTACGCGCATTCATCAGAGAGGGACCACCCGGATACGCGCCCTACTGCGAAGACAGGCTGAAAAGAACATTCAACAACGGAACTAGAAACCAGCCGCCGAGCTGGCTCGAACTCCAGGCGACAAAGTCGAAGAAACCGATAATGTTGCCGATCACCTTCATGGATGGCAATACCAAGACGTTGCTGGCCGACTCAGCGACGACCGCCAGGGAGCTATGCAACCAGCTTTCTGACAAAATATCCTTGAGGGACCAGTTCGGTTTTTCTCTGTACATCGCGTTGTTTGACAAAGTCTCGTCCCTTGGTAGCGGCGGAGATCACGTGATGGATGCGATATCTCAGTGCGAACAGTATGCCAAGGAGCAAGGGGCGCAGGAGAGAAACGCGCCTTGGAGGCTTTTCTTCAGGAAGGAGATATTCGCCCCGTGGCACGAACCCACCGAGGATCAGGTCGCCACCAATCTGATATATCAGCAGGTCGTTAGAGGCGTGAAATTCGGGGAATACAGGTGCGACAAGGAGGAAGACCTCGCCATGATAGCTGCCCAGCAATACTACATCGAATACTTCACTGACATGAACGTTGACAGACTTTTCACCCTGCTACCAAACTACATACCGGATTACTGCCTTACGGGTGTTGATAAGGCTATAGACAGGTGGGGACACCTCGTTGTTCAAGCGTATAAAAAG aGTTATTACTTGAAAGAGAAGGTACCCTCGATTCGCGTGAAGGAGGACGTTGTCAGCTACGCCAAGTTCAAGTGGCCTCTGCTCTTCTCGCGATTTTACGAGGCGTATCGAAATTCCGGACCAAACTTGCCTAAAAACGACGTTATTATAGCCGTTAACTGGACCGGTGTCTATGTGGTTGACGATCAAGAAAAAGTGCTCCTGGAGTTATCCTTTCCCGAAATCACCACCGTATCTAGTCAAAA aacaAACAAGGTCTTCACCCAGACGTTTAGTTTATCAACGGTGCGAGGAGAAGAATTCACATTTCAGAGTCCCAACGCGGAAGATATCCGTGATCTGGTGGTTTACTTCCTCGAAGGTTTGAAGAAACGCAGCAAGTACGTAATTGCACTGCAAGACTATAAGGCCCCCGGGGACGCCTCGTCTTTCCTCAGTTTCCAAAAAGGCGATCTAATCGTTCTCGAGGAAGAGAGTACGGGCGAAACAGTTCTCAATTCCGGATGGTGCATCGGTTGCTGTGAGAGGACCGGCGAGAAGGGAGACTTTCCTGCCGAAACGGTTTACGTTTTGCCATCCCTGACTAAACCACCGAATGATATCCTG GCACTATTCAGCATCGAAGGGCCGGAACATGGGCGCCGTCTTTATCCACAGCAAATGAATGGAGTGGAATCTCGAGAGAAGCTGCACACTCTGGCCGAATACGCAATAGATCATTTCAG AACACCGCCAAAGCGGACGATGTCGAAAGCATTGACGTTGACGACAGCACGCCGTGGTCACATTGACGAGTTATGGCGACATTCGAGGGATCCGATAAAACAGCCACTGCTGAAGAAACTGATATCAAAGGAGGAGCTCGCGGAGGAGGCGTGCTTTGCCTTCAACGCCATACTAAAGTACATGGGAGATTTGCCGACGAAGAGACCGCGCATAGGTAACGAGTATACAGATCACATTTTCGACGGCCCGTTAAAGAATGAGATACTTCGCGACGAGATATACTGCCAGATAATGAAGCAGTTGACGGACAACAGAAACAGACTCAGCGAGGAACGCGGCTGGGAGCTGATGTGGCTTGCCACCGGATTGTTCACCTGCAGTCAAAGCCTTCTCAAG GAATTGACCCTGTTTCTGCGGACACGACGCCATCCGATATCGCAAGACTCCCTGCAGAGGCTGCAGAAGACGTTGCGAAATGGTCAGAGAAAATATCCCCCTCATCAGGTTGAGGTGGAAGCAATCCAGCATAAGACGACGCAGATATTTCACAAAGTTTATTTCCCTGACGACACGGACGAG GCGTTTGAGGTGGATTCGTCAACAAGGGCGAAAGACTTCTGCCAGAACATAGCGCAACGTTTGAACCTTCGCTCGGGGGAAGGATTCAGCCTGTTCGTCAAAATTGCCGACAAAGTGATCTCCGTGCCCGAGGGTGactttttcttcgatttcgtCAGGCATTTGACTGACTGGATAAGAAAAGCCCGACCATCGAGAGACG GTGTGTCTCCTCAATTTACGTATCAAGTGTTCTTCATGAAAAAGTTGTGGACGAACACGGTACCTGGGAAAGACAGAAACGCCGACCTGATATTTCACTTTCATCAAGAACTACCAAAGCTCTTGAGAG GATATCATAAATGTACTAAGGAGGAAGCCTCGCGACTTGCAGCTCTCGTCTACAGAGTAAGATTCGGAGAAAGTAAACAAGAATTACAAGCGATCCC ACAAATGTTACGAGAATTGGTGCCCGCGGATTTGGTAAAGATTCAGAGTTCAAATGATTGGAAGAGATCGATCGTTGGGTCGTACAACCAAGACGCGG GAATGAGTCCAGAGGACGCGAAAATAACATTTCTGAAAATAGTATATCGCTGGCCGACATTTGGATCTGCATTTTTCGAAGTAAAGCAAAGTACCGAGCCAAATTACCCAGAAATGTTGCTGATTGCTATCAATAAACATGGAGTGAGCTTGATACATCCACAGACAAAG GATATCCTAGTTACACATCCGTTCACCAGAATCTCAAACTGGTCGTCAGGTAACACATACTTTCACATGACCATCGGTAACCTGGTGAGAGGGTCGAAATTGCTGTGCGAAACCTCTCTTGGCTACAAAATGGACGACCTATTGACATCGTACATATCATTAATGCTAACAAATATGAATAAGCAGCGTacaatgagaataaaataa